In a single window of the Thermoflexus sp. genome:
- the secA gene encoding preprotein translocase subunit SecA → MLKQILGKILGDPSDRWLRRWAPLVEAINRLEPEFEALTDAELRGMTDRFRTRIAEAIASHREAYRRAYLAWLVERDPDRRTQLEYEVKQRLSELRQAEEAILEELLPQAFAAVREASKRTLGLRHYDVQLLGGIALHFGKVAEMKTGEGKTLVATLPLYLNALLGLGAHLVTVNDYLARRDARWMGPIYHMLGLRVGLLQAGEGNAYIYDPDYDGGKEDFAQLRPVSRKEAYLADITYGTNNEFGFDYLRDNMAFTLEARVQRLERPHRYAIVDEVDNILIDEARTPLIISGPAEEATEEYIRWAQIVRQLRPGDYEIDEKHRTVHLTDSGYDRVEQLIGKPLFDPERPEELTPEQMKMIHHLEQALKAQFLYHRNRDYIVQGRQVVIIDEFTGRLMPDRRWSDGLHQAIEAKEGVPIRPENVTYATITIQNYFRMYEKLAGMTGTAATEAEEFQKIYGLDVVVIPTHRPMIRVDHPDVIYRTKEAKHRAILREIVQMHTMGRPVLVGTTSVEASDYLSKRLQAEGLRWLALVDLVKDALRRREADGKDIPLSEEERGLLGQPPEKLPGGKLRSWARALGLDPDPLSPANLERLAALWRVDQPDRLRRVLEHGVPHEVLNARHHDREARIIAQAGRVGAVTIATNMAGRGVDIKLGGELPEEVLGDVNRVLRRAGFNPYEMTFEERAAALRQLDPSQYGLYREAVQRFLEHIEGERTVKALGGLHVLGTERHEARRIDNQLRGRAGRQGDPGSSRFYLSLEDDLLRRFAGDRLRGWMERVWGDDDEPLEHPWLNKTIEEAQRRVEGYNFDIRKHLLEYDDVLNRQRELIYGQRLRLLLRDDLHDDLWAMVEAEVGRRLQQMKPGEGWKVIEWLDSVQPPMVLSDGQFLPSFSLALLLDRLASGEPSLQKVAGLLHEAARAAAAHWAEAAARAVQAVAERSRDTLSDWVDAAERAFEDWLQEGSEGRQGLNLHNLLERVRELTGLEIRLEGLRAAAPEEVRERLMEAVREAGHRALRLQALTAAVRRAGVGLTLGEMDLLETPWEELAEIIREGILQETRARLEAHLREVEGILADRLNGQRDPAALAQALWEAQFTRQTAFDTRTHQRVTYAQVVFPLSYLAGQLLEEIPASERGPRILEHLHGVLEAREEELGRSVWVSMAEQRPVDLEEATRLSLMSWLGAERWTMVAETPFGHWPPELQEEAIRFFGRRAFSTAARNLLLSLIGQLWVDYLTAIENLRQGIGLEAFGQRDPLVEYKRRAFEMFQDLLTNIRAETVRRLFLIAPTGQALARERRGAPASRAQVQSDTASRSIGRNDPCPCGSGKKYKHCHGRPGAPPLPGTTSAPPSTAERRRR, encoded by the coding sequence ATGCTGAAACAGATCCTGGGGAAGATCCTGGGAGATCCCTCTGATCGCTGGTTGCGCCGGTGGGCTCCGCTGGTGGAGGCCATTAACCGCCTGGAGCCGGAGTTCGAGGCGTTGACGGATGCCGAATTGCGGGGGATGACCGACCGGTTCCGGACGCGGATTGCGGAGGCGATCGCCAGCCATCGGGAGGCGTATCGCCGGGCCTATCTGGCCTGGCTGGTGGAGCGGGATCCAGATCGACGCACTCAGCTGGAATACGAAGTGAAGCAGCGCCTGTCCGAGTTGCGCCAGGCGGAGGAGGCGATCCTGGAAGAGCTCCTCCCTCAGGCTTTCGCTGCCGTGCGGGAGGCTTCAAAGCGGACCCTGGGGTTGCGGCATTACGACGTGCAGCTGCTGGGGGGCATCGCGCTCCACTTCGGCAAAGTCGCTGAAATGAAGACCGGCGAAGGGAAGACCCTGGTCGCCACCCTTCCCCTCTACCTCAACGCCCTGCTGGGGCTGGGCGCTCATCTGGTGACGGTAAACGATTACCTGGCCCGGCGAGATGCCCGCTGGATGGGTCCGATCTACCATATGCTGGGCCTTCGGGTGGGGCTGTTGCAGGCCGGGGAGGGCAATGCTTACATTTATGACCCCGATTACGATGGGGGAAAGGAGGATTTCGCCCAGCTGCGTCCCGTCTCGCGCAAGGAGGCCTACCTGGCGGATATCACCTATGGGACGAACAATGAGTTCGGCTTCGATTACCTTCGGGATAACATGGCCTTCACCCTGGAGGCGCGAGTCCAGCGGCTGGAGCGTCCACACCGTTACGCCATCGTGGACGAGGTGGACAACATCCTGATCGATGAGGCGCGGACGCCGCTGATCATCAGCGGCCCAGCGGAGGAGGCGACCGAGGAATACATCCGGTGGGCTCAGATCGTGAGGCAGCTGCGGCCTGGCGATTACGAGATCGATGAGAAGCACCGGACCGTCCATCTCACCGATTCCGGCTATGACCGGGTCGAGCAGCTCATCGGCAAACCCCTCTTCGATCCGGAACGCCCCGAGGAGCTGACCCCCGAACAGATGAAGATGATCCACCACCTGGAGCAGGCCCTCAAGGCCCAGTTCCTCTATCATCGCAACCGCGATTACATCGTGCAGGGGCGTCAGGTGGTGATCATCGACGAGTTCACCGGCCGCCTCATGCCGGACCGCCGCTGGTCCGATGGCCTGCACCAGGCGATTGAAGCGAAGGAAGGCGTGCCCATCCGCCCGGAGAACGTCACCTATGCCACCATCACCATCCAGAACTACTTCCGCATGTATGAGAAGCTGGCCGGGATGACCGGCACCGCGGCGACGGAGGCGGAGGAGTTCCAGAAGATCTACGGGCTGGATGTGGTGGTCATCCCCACCCACCGTCCGATGATCCGCGTGGATCACCCCGATGTGATCTATCGGACAAAGGAGGCCAAGCACCGGGCGATCCTCCGGGAGATCGTCCAGATGCACACGATGGGCCGGCCAGTGCTGGTGGGGACCACTTCGGTGGAGGCCTCGGATTACCTGAGCAAGCGTCTGCAGGCCGAGGGCCTGCGCTGGCTGGCGCTGGTGGACCTGGTGAAGGATGCGTTGCGGCGTCGCGAAGCCGATGGGAAAGATATCCCGCTCTCCGAGGAGGAGCGGGGACTTCTCGGCCAGCCGCCGGAGAAACTGCCTGGGGGGAAGCTCCGGTCCTGGGCCCGGGCCCTGGGGCTGGATCCAGATCCGCTGTCCCCGGCCAATCTGGAGCGTCTCGCGGCGTTGTGGCGGGTGGACCAGCCGGATCGGCTCCGACGGGTCCTGGAGCATGGGGTTCCCCATGAGGTGCTGAACGCGCGTCATCACGACCGGGAGGCGCGCATCATTGCCCAGGCTGGCCGGGTCGGAGCGGTGACCATCGCCACCAATATGGCGGGGCGTGGTGTGGACATCAAACTGGGCGGCGAGCTGCCGGAGGAGGTGCTGGGGGATGTCAACCGGGTCCTGCGTCGGGCCGGGTTCAACCCTTATGAGATGACATTTGAGGAGCGGGCTGCGGCGCTGCGCCAGCTGGATCCCTCTCAATATGGGCTGTATCGGGAGGCGGTGCAGCGCTTCCTGGAGCATATCGAGGGCGAGCGCACGGTGAAGGCGCTGGGGGGCCTTCACGTGCTCGGCACGGAGCGCCATGAGGCACGGCGGATCGATAATCAGTTGCGCGGCCGCGCCGGCCGTCAGGGAGACCCGGGCTCCTCCCGTTTCTATCTCTCGCTGGAGGACGACCTGCTCCGGCGATTCGCCGGGGATCGCCTGCGCGGCTGGATGGAGCGTGTATGGGGAGATGACGATGAGCCGCTGGAGCATCCCTGGTTGAACAAAACCATCGAGGAGGCCCAGCGGCGAGTGGAGGGCTACAACTTCGACATCCGCAAGCACCTGCTGGAATACGATGATGTCCTCAACCGCCAGCGCGAGCTGATCTACGGCCAGCGCCTCCGGTTGCTCCTGCGGGACGATCTCCACGACGATCTCTGGGCGATGGTGGAGGCGGAGGTCGGACGCCGGCTTCAGCAGATGAAGCCCGGCGAGGGATGGAAGGTCATCGAGTGGCTGGACAGCGTTCAGCCACCGATGGTGCTGAGCGACGGCCAGTTCCTTCCTTCCTTCAGCCTGGCGTTGCTTCTGGATCGCCTGGCGTCCGGGGAGCCTTCCCTCCAGAAGGTTGCCGGATTGCTTCATGAGGCGGCGCGGGCAGCGGCCGCTCACTGGGCGGAAGCAGCCGCCCGGGCCGTCCAGGCGGTGGCGGAGCGCAGCCGGGATACCCTCTCGGATTGGGTGGATGCGGCGGAGCGGGCGTTTGAGGACTGGCTTCAGGAAGGCTCGGAAGGCCGCCAGGGGTTGAATCTGCACAACCTCCTGGAGCGAGTGCGTGAGCTGACCGGCCTGGAGATCCGACTGGAAGGCCTGCGGGCCGCCGCGCCGGAGGAGGTCCGGGAGCGCCTGATGGAGGCGGTGCGGGAAGCCGGGCATCGCGCGCTGCGCCTGCAAGCCCTCACCGCGGCGGTCCGGCGAGCGGGCGTCGGGCTCACCCTGGGGGAGATGGATCTGCTGGAGACGCCATGGGAGGAGCTGGCCGAGATCATCCGTGAGGGGATTCTCCAGGAAACCCGGGCCCGGCTGGAAGCCCACCTTCGGGAGGTGGAAGGGATCCTGGCCGATCGCCTGAACGGCCAGCGGGATCCGGCCGCGCTGGCGCAGGCGCTCTGGGAAGCCCAGTTCACCCGGCAGACCGCCTTTGATACGCGGACCCATCAACGGGTGACGTATGCGCAGGTGGTGTTCCCGCTCTCCTATCTGGCCGGGCAGCTGCTGGAGGAGATCCCCGCATCGGAGCGCGGCCCGCGGATCCTGGAGCATCTCCACGGGGTGCTGGAAGCCCGTGAGGAGGAGCTGGGCCGTTCGGTATGGGTTTCGATGGCGGAGCAGCGGCCCGTCGATCTGGAGGAGGCGACCCGCCTCAGCCTGATGAGCTGGCTGGGGGCGGAGCGATGGACGATGGTGGCGGAAACCCCCTTCGGGCACTGGCCGCCGGAGCTTCAGGAGGAAGCCATCCGGTTCTTTGGGCGTCGGGCCTTCTCCACCGCGGCCCGTAACCTGTTGCTCAGTCTGATCGGTCAACTATGGGTGGATTATCTCACGGCGATTGAGAACCTGCGGCAGGGGATCGGGCTGGAGGCGTTCGGCCAGCGGGATCCTCTGGTCGAATACAAGCGGCGGGCTTTCGAGATGTTCCAGGATCTGTTGACCAACATCCGGGCGGAAACGGTGCGGCGGCTTTTCCTGATCGCGCCCACCGGCCAGGCCCTGGCCCGAGAACGCCGGGGCGCCCCCGCATCCCGAGCGCAGGTCCAGTCGGACACAGCCTCCCGCTCCATCGGGCGGAACGACCCGTGCCCATGCGGCAGCGGCAAGAAGTATAAGCATTGCCATGGCCGGCCGGGGGCACCCCCTCTGCCGGGAACGACCTCCGCTCCTCCATCGACAGCCGAACGCCGTCGCCGATGA
- a CDS encoding CvpA family protein, with protein MIFDLVLVLGALISGLIGGRRGLVKQILSLASVYLALVLAIGLQDLMVTAFTRAVGLITVETSIFFFVTIFLIAYIGLELLNFTFYRQTRLAALGLMDYLLGGLGGLLWWLVLVGAVLTLLFYSLTVPWTWQLAPLAAAIRSDFSASITLPTLAMLFKNYALIPIRLLMHPLPPILTGWP; from the coding sequence ATGATTTTCGATCTGGTGCTGGTGCTTGGGGCGCTGATCAGCGGGCTTATCGGAGGACGCAGAGGGCTGGTCAAACAAATCCTCAGCCTGGCCTCCGTTTATCTCGCCTTGGTGCTTGCCATTGGCCTTCAAGATCTCATGGTGACCGCCTTCACCCGCGCTGTGGGTTTAATCACCGTAGAAACTTCTATATTCTTCTTTGTTACGATCTTCTTGATCGCCTACATCGGGCTGGAGCTTTTGAATTTCACTTTTTATCGGCAGACCCGCCTGGCGGCCCTGGGCTTGATGGATTACCTGCTGGGGGGACTCGGCGGGCTCCTCTGGTGGCTGGTCCTGGTCGGAGCGGTTCTCACCCTGCTCTTCTACAGTCTCACCGTTCCATGGACGTGGCAGCTGGCCCCCCTTGCGGCGGCGATCCGCTCGGATTTCAGCGCCTCCATCACGCTTCCCACCCTGGCGATGCTCTTCAAGAACTATGCCCTCATTCCTATCCGGCTGTTGATGCACCCTCTTCCCCCCATCCTGACCGGGTGGCCCTGA
- the coaBC gene encoding bifunctional phosphopantothenoylcysteine decarboxylase/phosphopantothenate--cysteine ligase CoaBC yields the protein MEAIPVFKQRRVILGVTGGIAAYKAADLASKLTQGGAQVDVVMTAAATRFVAPLTFHALTGRPVWTDLWTPTPETAIPHVILGEAADLVVIAPATADFIARMAHGLADDLLSALCLSTRAPILIAPAMDGGMWTNPATQENVERLRARGIEVAGPAYGRMASGLEGWGRMIEPAELIGHIRRILGRKGPLAGRRVVVTAGPTYEPIDPVRFIGNRSSGRQGFALAQAALDRGAEVVLIAGPVALETPVGARRIDVGTAAEMAEAVWRECGEADVLLMAAAVADYRPARAQPLKIKKGAAFTLELVATVDILEGVAARRVERGKPRVVVGFAAETGDLLENAWAKLQAKGLDLIVANDVTEPGAGFAVETNRVTLIDARGRVEPLPLMSKAAVAEAILDRVVDLLQEKG from the coding sequence GTGGAAGCGATCCCGGTTTTCAAACAGCGGCGGGTGATTCTCGGGGTCACGGGCGGCATCGCAGCGTATAAAGCGGCGGACCTGGCCAGCAAGCTGACTCAAGGGGGGGCGCAGGTGGATGTCGTGATGACCGCTGCCGCCACTCGCTTCGTGGCCCCGCTCACGTTTCACGCGCTCACGGGTCGACCGGTGTGGACCGATCTGTGGACGCCCACGCCGGAGACGGCGATCCCTCACGTGATTCTCGGGGAGGCAGCGGATCTGGTGGTCATTGCGCCGGCGACGGCGGATTTCATCGCCAGGATGGCCCACGGGCTGGCGGATGATCTGTTGAGCGCGCTGTGCCTCTCCACGCGGGCTCCGATCCTCATCGCCCCGGCTATGGATGGGGGAATGTGGACGAACCCGGCGACCCAGGAAAACGTGGAGCGCCTTCGGGCGCGAGGGATCGAGGTGGCGGGCCCCGCCTATGGGCGGATGGCCTCCGGTCTGGAGGGCTGGGGCCGCATGATCGAGCCCGCCGAGCTGATCGGGCATATCCGTCGGATCCTGGGCCGTAAGGGGCCCCTGGCCGGCCGCCGCGTGGTGGTGACCGCCGGCCCCACCTACGAACCGATCGATCCGGTTCGATTTATCGGGAACCGCTCCTCGGGGAGGCAGGGCTTCGCCCTGGCCCAGGCCGCCCTGGATCGCGGCGCGGAGGTGGTGCTGATCGCCGGCCCGGTGGCCCTGGAGACCCCGGTGGGTGCCCGCCGTATTGATGTGGGAACTGCGGCGGAGATGGCCGAAGCGGTCTGGCGGGAATGCGGGGAAGCGGACGTCCTGCTGATGGCCGCGGCGGTGGCCGATTACCGTCCAGCCCGGGCGCAGCCGTTGAAGATCAAGAAGGGGGCCGCGTTCACCCTGGAGCTCGTGGCCACGGTGGATATCTTGGAGGGCGTGGCGGCCCGCCGGGTGGAACGGGGAAAGCCCCGGGTGGTGGTGGGCTTCGCGGCCGAGACCGGGGATCTGCTGGAGAACGCGTGGGCAAAGCTGCAGGCCAAAGGACTCGATCTCATCGTCGCCAATGACGTCACCGAGCCCGGGGCCGGGTTTGCCGTGGAGACGAACCGGGTCACCCTGATCGACGCGCGGGGACGCGTGGAGCCGCTTCCTCTGATGAGCAAGGCCGCCGTCGCGGAAGCCATCCTGGATCGCGTGGTCGATCTTCTGCAAGAAAAAGGGTAG